In a genomic window of Wyeomyia smithii strain HCP4-BCI-WySm-NY-G18 chromosome 1, ASM2978416v1, whole genome shotgun sequence:
- the LOC129730160 gene encoding uncharacterized protein LOC129730160 isoform X1: protein MNEFYYLDISLKLAAEPDQLLPVYFKSCLEQALVRIFGEIGGQTTVDLLKFDTKQARAIVRVPSNIYVKLRSAIALIGQFQDIPCSFVVHKAGPLLLALVETHLEF from the exons ATGAATGAATTCTACTATCTAGACATTTCGCT CAAACTAGCTGCAGAACCGGATCAACTGTTACCAGTTTATTTTAAAAGCTGTCTAGAGCAAGCCCTTGTTCGGATCTTCGGCGAAATTGGTGGCCAGACCACGGTGGACTTACTAAAGTTCGATACAAAACAAGCGCGAGCCATTGTACGAGTTCCATCAAACATCTACGTAAAGTTGCGGTCTGCAATTGCGTTGATTGGTCAATTTCAGGATATTCCGTGTAGCTTTGTAGTTCATAAAGCTGGTCCGCTTTTGCTCGCATTGGTTGAGACTCATTTAGAATTTTAG
- the LOC129730160 gene encoding uncharacterized protein LOC129730160 isoform X2 gives MNEFYYLDISLKLAAEPDQLLPVYFKSCLEQALVRIFGEIGGQTTVDLLKFDTKQARAIVRVPSNIYVKLRSAIALIGQFQDIPCSFNFRHNVNLQELW, from the exons ATGAATGAATTCTACTATCTAGACATTTCGCT CAAACTAGCTGCAGAACCGGATCAACTGTTACCAGTTTATTTTAAAAGCTGTCTAGAGCAAGCCCTTGTTCGGATCTTCGGCGAAATTGGTGGCCAGACCACGGTGGACTTACTAAAGTTCGATACAAAACAAGCGCGAGCCATTGTACGAGTTCCATCAAACATCTACGTAAAGTTGCGGTCTGCAATTGCGTTGATTGGTCAATTTCAGGATATTCCGTGTAGCTTT AATTTTAGGCACAATGTCAATCTGCAAGAGCTATGGTAA
- the LOC129730035 gene encoding uncharacterized protein LOC129730035, producing MEEKLSSYRSKKRRQAVLNNFKDLLFNMVSFQQVKVNEKATHVIVETEADETPSIPAKCITPVHKGKLNVKSSSAVLSNSDNESIMSISSSVVDSESDVLQCPTEQTVRKPTRSYLTYITYTVYFLFWVTLYAIAIELRFGVVFLMLSALVAIYLNTRTEKTPGEISAYSVFNKNCEAIDGTLKAEQFEREIGIRH from the exons ATGGAAGAGAAGCTCAGTAGTTATCGGAGCAAGAAACGTCGTCAGGCAGTGttaaacaattttaaagacCTCTTGTTCAACATGGTCTCTTTTCAGCAGGTCAAAGTAAACGAAAAAGCAACCCACGTCATTGTGGAAACGGAA GCAGACGAAACCCCGTCAATTCCGGCAAAGTGCATTACCCCTGTGCACAAAGGAAAATTAAATGTTAAATCTTCCAGTGCGGTTCTTTCTAATTCCGACAATGAATCAATCATGTCAATTTCCAGCTCAGTAGTCGATAGCGAAAGTGATGTGTTGCAGTGTCCAACTGAACAAACCGTTCGGAAACCAACCCGATCTTATCTGACCTATATTACTTATACGGTATATTTTCTTTTCTGGGTCACCCTATACGCTATTGCGATTGAACTTCGTTTCGGTGTGGTTTTTCTGATGTTGTCAGCGTTAGTGGCCATCTATCTGAACACACGAACAGAGAAAACACCCGGTGAAATTAGTGCGTACAGCGTATTCAACAAGAATTGCGAGGCCATTGATGGAACCCTGAAAGCGGAGCAATTCGAGCGAGAGATTGGAATCAGGCATTAA
- the LOC129730096 gene encoding mitochondrial intermembrane space import and assembly protein 40-B: MSICKSYGKDKVIFATKEDHAIPSTVELPESEPAPGLILENGDINWNCPCLGGMATGPCGVEFREAFSCFHYSEAQPKGSDCYDAFKTMQDCMANHPGVYKQAAHDDDDAEDGLDVGAMLGEDSDVQTLKSDPSEVTHSRETSTKEEQSTTVVQKAN; encoded by the exons ATGTCAATCTGCAAGAGCTATGGTAAAGATAAAGTTATATTTGCCACCAAAGAGGATCACGCTATACCCAGCACGGTTGAACTGCCGGAATCCGAACCGGCACCAGGTTTAATTCTTGAGAATGGAGATATAAACTGGAACTGCCCATGTCTTGGTGGTATGGCAACTGGACCTTGTGGAGTGGAATTTCGCGAAGCGTTTTCCTGTTTTCATTATAG TGAAGCACAACCAAAAGGTTCTGACTGTTATGATGCTTTCAAAACGATGCAAGATTGTATGGCCAATCATCCGGGAGTATACAAGCAAGCCGCACATGACGACGATGATGCAGAAGATGGTTTGGATGTAGGAGCAATGTTAGGCGAAGATTCAGATGTACAAACTCTCAAATCTGATCCATCTGAGGTAACACATAGCAGGGAGACTTCTACAAAGGAAGAGCAGTCTACCACAGTAGTGCAAAAAGCAAACTAG